The sequence below is a genomic window from Streptococcus oralis.
TTGTATGACCTCTATAACCAACGTTTAGAACTTTATAAAGGAGATGAACGTTTTGCCAGTTTGGAAGAAGGTGACAAACTCTTTGGAAGTAACCCATTTTATGAGCAAGTAAAAGAGGATATCGAACTCCTGAATGAAGCAGGAAATGAGTTTTCAGAAGAAGCCATTCTCGCAGGTGATTTGACTCCGGTCTTCTTCGGATCAGCCCTGACTAACTTTGGGGTACAGACCTTCCTTGAAACTTTTTTGAAATTTGCTCCAGAGCCACATGGACACAAGAAAACAGATGGCGAAATTGTCGATCCTTACGACAAGGATTTCTCAGGGTTTGTCTTTAAAATCCAAGCTAACATGGATCCTCGTCATCGTGACCGTATCGCCTTTGTCCGCATCGTATCAGGTGAATTTGAGCGTGGAATGAGTGTCAACCTGCCTCGTACTGGGAAGAGTGCCAAACTGTCGAATGTCACTCAGTTTATGGCGGAAAGTCGTGAGAATGTGACCAATGCCGTGGCAGGTGATATTATCGGGGTTTACGATACAGGGACTTATCAGGTTGGAGACACTTTGACGGTTGGAAAAAACAAGTTTGAGTTTGAACCACTGCCAACCTTTACACCTGAGATTTTCATGAAAGTTTCTGCTAAGAACGTCATGAAACAAAAATCCTTCCACAAGGGAATCGAGCAATTGGTGCAAGAAGGAGCCATTCAGCTTTATAAGAATTACCAAACAGGCGAGTACATGCTAGGCGCTGTTGGTCAACTCCAGTTTGAAGTCTTTAAGCACCGCATGGAAGGCGAGTACAATGCAGAAGTGGTCATGAGCCCAATGGGTAAAAAGACAGTTCGCTGGATTAAGCCTGAGGACTTAGACGAGCGCATGTCATCAAGCCGCAATATCTTGGCCAAAGACCGTTTTGACCAACCAGTATTCCTTTTTGAAAACGACTTTGCCCTTCGCTGGTTTGCGGATAAATATCCAGATGTAGAGTTGGAAGAGAAGATGTGAATCGTTACAAATGACTAGCAACATAAAGTTGCTGTCATTTGACGGTAACCGCTATGGCGGTCTACCTAAACGCTTCACTAGGAAAAATCCACGAATAGTATCGATTCGTGGATTTTTCCGTCGTAACTACGTTTTACAAATGAAATCGATTTGTAAAACTCAGTGTCGTAATCTAACAATCGGTAACCGCTATGGCGGCTTACCTAAGCGCTTTACTAGAAAAAGTCCGCGAATAATATCGCTTCGTGGATTTTTTCATATAGTAAAGGTAATTGAAGTCAAAGGTAAATTAAAAACCTCAGAGAAATCATGTTACATGAATTCTTCTGAGGTTTTTCTAGTTTCCATATTTCTGATAAAAATCGACCTTGACCTGAATGAAGGTTTCGGCTTCGCGTAGTAGCTGCAGGAGGGTGGCACGGGTCTCAAACTCCTCACGTGTTTTCGGGAGACTCCGATTGCGGAAGACTTGCAGATAACGTTCGATGTCATCGAGTAGGTCGTGAGCAGGATTGGTCTGGCTTAGCTGGGTAGCAATCTTAGAAAAGAGCTGGGCCAAGATCAAACTTTCACTTGCGGCTAGGTGACAAGTATTGATCTGCTGGGCCATATTTCGCAGGATACGACTTTGTCGCTGTCTCATCTCAAAGTAGTGGATATGGTAGTCCGTCTGGTGAAAGAGGTGATCCGAGTGGTCCAGATAGACCAGTTTGAGGGCTTCATCGAGGAGTTCATCTAATTCGTCAACGAGTTGGGCGCGATTGCGCCCGTCTCCTCTTGACAGATAGTATTTAAAGCGAAGCAGGATATCTTTTAACTTTTCTTCGACCTGAAGGTGGTAGTTTTGGATGGTTTTCTCACGAGAGGGCATATAAAGGTTGACCAATAGAGCAAAGCTTGTCCCGATGAGAAAGAGGAGTATCTCATTAAGCAAGAGCTCTGGAGAGGTAGACTCCTGCATCAAGAGATGGCCGACCAAGACACTGCTAGGGGTGATGCCAATTTCCCAACCCATTTTATAGGCTAAAGGAACGTAGAGAGCCAGATAGAGGCCGAGACTCCAGATGTGAAAGCCTGTCAGTCGAAAGGCTAGAACACCGATAGCGAGTGCTAGGAGCATAGAAAAGAGGCGGTTACGGGCTAATTTTAGCGTGCTTCTGCGCGTGTCAGATAGGCTTAAGAGGGCGATAATTCCAGCTGAAACTGCTGATGATAAGTCTAAAAAATAAGCGAGAAAACAAGCGAGGCAGGTCGCTAAGATCAGTTTTGTCGTACGTTGGGTGATAGACATGAGAATTTCCTATAATACTAGAATGAGAGTATAAAAGACAAGGCTTGGAAGACTTGTCTTAAAAAATCTATTTTTTACGGGCAGACGCGTACTCAGCAACTGCTGTAAAGAGGACGTCGGTAGAAGAGTTCAGGGCAGTTTCGCAGGAGTCTTGGATGACACCGATGACAAAACCAACTCCGACTACCTGCATAGCAACGTCATTTGAAATTCCAAATAGACTACAAGCGACGGGAATGAGGAGGAGTGATCCACCAGCAATTCCAGAGGCTCCGCAGGCAGAAATGGCAGCGACGACACTGAGCACAAAGGCTGTACCAAAGTCGACAGAGATTCCCAGAGTATTGACTGCAGCTAGAGTGAGAATGTTAATGGTTACGGCTGCGCCAGCCATGTTGATAGTGGAGCCAAGGGGAATAGAAACAGAATAGGTATCTGGATTGAGTCCGAGATCTTGGCAGAGTTTCATGTTTACAGGAATATTAGCAGCAGAACTACGAGTAAAGAAAGCTGTAATCCCACTGACACGTAAACATTTAAAAACAAGGGGGTAAGGATTTTTTCTCATAAAGAGAAAGGCAATGAGGGGATTGATGACAAGGGCCACAAAAGCCATAGTTGCAATCAAGAGTCCTAGCAAAATTCCGTAGTTAGCAAGGCTGGAAATTCCTTTATCAGAGATGGTCTTGAAGACCAAACCCATAATTCCGAAAGGAGCCAAATTGATAATCCACTCCACAATCTTGGAAGTTACATCAGCCATGGTTTTGAGCAATTCCTTGCTGTTTTTGCTAGCTTCTCTCATAGCAAGTCCAAAGACAACAGCCCAGGATAGGATTCCAATATAGTTGGCTTTGACGATGGCATTGAGGGGATTGTCCACGAGATTCAGCAGGAGGTTGCTGAGAACTTGACCGATGCCGTCTGGTGGGGCAATCTCTGTGCTCGCACTGCTGAGAGTAATCTGGACGGGGAAGAGAAAACTAGCCAGTACAGCAATCAAGGCAGCTGCAAAGGTACCGAGTAGATAGAGAAAAATAACGGTCTTCATATTGGTATCTTGCCCTTTTTGATGTTGTGAGAGGGCATTTGCGACGAGGGTAAAGACCAAGACAGGAGCGATGGCTTTCAGACCCCCAACGAATAGGTCACCGAGAATGCCGAGCCCCGACAGACTAGGAAAAAGTAGCCCTAGAGAGGCTCCAAGAAGCATGCCGATTAGGATACGTTTGATGAGGCTGGCCTTGTTCCAGGCTCGAATGATTTTTTTCATAATAGTCTCCTTCAAAATGTATTGTTTATGATTATAGTATAAATATGCCGTTGAGGCAAGTCTTTTTTTGAGTTTGGGGGAATATCGGAATATTTATGAGGGATTTGAACGGGATGATTTGTGGTATAATACTAAAAAGGAGTTTTGTATGCAAGAATTTTTTCAACGTTATCTTGATAAATTGGATCTAACAACTGTATTAGAGAATCTCTTGACCAAGCTGATTTCTCTTTTAATTTTGTTTCTGTTATTTTATATAGCTAAAAAGATGCTTCATGCGACTGTACGAAAGATTGTCAAGCCCTCACTTAAATTCTCAAATCGGGATGCAGGAAGACAAAAGACCATCTCTCGTTTGCTTGAGAATATCTTTAACTACACCCTTTATTTCTTTTTGATTTACTGTATCTTGTCTATTTTGGGCTTGCCAGTTTCCAGCCTCCTTGCTGGGGCGGGGATTGCTGGGGTTGCCATTGGGATGGGTGCACAAGGTTTTCTGTCCGATGTTATCAATGGTTTCTTCATCCTCTTTGAACGCCAGCTCGATGTGGGCGACGAAGTGGTCCTCACAAATGGCCCTATTACCGTATCTGGAAAGGTTGTCAGTGTAGGAATCCGTACGACCCAACTTCGCAGTGACGACCAAGCCCTTCACTTTGTTCCCAACCGAAATATCACTGTTGTTAGCAACTTCTCTCGTACAGAGTAGGTCTGCTATTTTGGCAGATTTGTGGTACAATAGAAAGAGTTTGGTAAAGGAGAGAGTATGCTATTTGTAGAGAAAAAACTAGGTCATGATTGTACCTGGATAGACCTTGATGTGGACAAGATTAAAAACATGGAAGATCTTTCTGACATCTATGGATTGGACAAGGAAACCATCGAGTATGCTCTAGATAGAAATGAACGAGCCCACATGGATTATAACCGTGAAACGGGGACGGTAACCTTCATTTATAATGTTCTTGATTTAGAAAAAGACAAAGAATATTATGAAGCGATTCCGATGACCTTTATCGTTGAAAAACAACGGTTGATCACTATCAGCAATCACAAGAATACTTATGTGATTAAACGCATGGCAACCTACCTTGAAAGCCATGAAATTATTTCCATCTACAAATTTCTTTTTGCCAGTTTAGAGATTATTAGCAATGCTTACTATCCAGTTATTGAAGAGATGGATAAAAGTAAGGATGAAATCA
It includes:
- a CDS encoding mechanosensitive ion channel family protein, which gives rise to MQEFFQRYLDKLDLTTVLENLLTKLISLLILFLLFYIAKKMLHATVRKIVKPSLKFSNRDAGRQKTISRLLENIFNYTLYFFLIYCILSILGLPVSSLLAGAGIAGVAIGMGAQGFLSDVINGFFILFERQLDVGDEVVLTNGPITVSGKVVSVGIRTTQLRSDDQALHFVPNRNITVVSNFSRTE
- the sstT gene encoding serine/threonine transporter SstT, which codes for MKKIIRAWNKASLIKRILIGMLLGASLGLLFPSLSGLGILGDLFVGGLKAIAPVLVFTLVANALSQHQKGQDTNMKTVIFLYLLGTFAAALIAVLASFLFPVQITLSSASTEIAPPDGIGQVLSNLLLNLVDNPLNAIVKANYIGILSWAVVFGLAMREASKNSKELLKTMADVTSKIVEWIINLAPFGIMGLVFKTISDKGISSLANYGILLGLLIATMAFVALVINPLIAFLFMRKNPYPLVFKCLRVSGITAFFTRSSAANIPVNMKLCQDLGLNPDTYSVSIPLGSTINMAGAAVTINILTLAAVNTLGISVDFGTAFVLSVVAAISACGASGIAGGSLLLIPVACSLFGISNDVAMQVVGVGFVIGVIQDSCETALNSSTDVLFTAVAEYASARKK
- a CDS encoding aromatic acid exporter family protein: MSITQRTTKLILATCLACFLAYFLDLSSAVSAGIIALLSLSDTRRSTLKLARNRLFSMLLALAIGVLAFRLTGFHIWSLGLYLALYVPLAYKMGWEIGITPSSVLVGHLLMQESTSPELLLNEILLFLIGTSFALLVNLYMPSREKTIQNYHLQVEEKLKDILLRFKYYLSRGDGRNRAQLVDELDELLDEALKLVYLDHSDHLFHQTDYHIHYFEMRQRQSRILRNMAQQINTCHLAASESLILAQLFSKIATQLSQTNPAHDLLDDIERYLQVFRNRSLPKTREEFETRATLLQLLREAETFIQVKVDFYQKYGN
- a CDS encoding peptide chain release factor 3, with amino-acid sequence MTIQEEIKKRRTFAIISHPDAGKTTITEQLLYFGGEIREAGTVKGKKTGTFAKSDWMDIEKQRGISVTSSVMQFDYDGKRVNILDTPGHEDFSEDTYRTLMAVDAAVMVVDSAKGIETQTKKLFEVVKHRGIPVFTFMNKLDRDGREPLDLLQELEEVLGIASYPMNWPIGMGKAFEGLYDLYNQRLELYKGDERFASLEEGDKLFGSNPFYEQVKEDIELLNEAGNEFSEEAILAGDLTPVFFGSALTNFGVQTFLETFLKFAPEPHGHKKTDGEIVDPYDKDFSGFVFKIQANMDPRHRDRIAFVRIVSGEFERGMSVNLPRTGKSAKLSNVTQFMAESRENVTNAVAGDIIGVYDTGTYQVGDTLTVGKNKFEFEPLPTFTPEIFMKVSAKNVMKQKSFHKGIEQLVQEGAIQLYKNYQTGEYMLGAVGQLQFEVFKHRMEGEYNAEVVMSPMGKKTVRWIKPEDLDERMSSSRNILAKDRFDQPVFLFENDFALRWFADKYPDVELEEKM